From Skermanella sp. TT6, a single genomic window includes:
- a CDS encoding glycosyltransferase family 4 protein has protein sequence MSGAHNTTTAGPHDNSGREEAKPEEARRDEPGSAPGRPVVLQVLPALVTGGAERGAIDVAAALHHAGGTPLVASAGGPMARELERWRIPHFTLPLDSKNPLTLWRNVDRLSRIIREHKVDIVHARSRAPAWSAYGAARRTGVPFMTTFHAPYNFSGKSKRFYNSVMARGDRVIAISEFIRDHILTNYRIDPDRIRVIHRGIDSNGFAPDRVSPERVIQLARAWRLPDGHQVIMLPGRLTRWKGQTVLIDALARLGRKDVCCLMVGSDQGRAGYRQELEEQVRRLGLEGVVRLVDHCNDMAAAYMLADVVVSASSDPEAFGRVIVEAQAMGRPVIVTNHGAVRETVVAGETAWVVPPNDADALAEALGEALALDADQRAVLGERAMAYVNSRFTRDRMCRDTLAVYGELMAERAAGNGGEGTGSGGPRQA, from the coding sequence ATGAGCGGGGCACACAACACTACCACGGCCGGGCCGCACGACAACTCCGGGCGGGAGGAGGCCAAGCCGGAGGAGGCTAGGCGGGACGAGCCAGGTTCGGCGCCGGGGCGGCCCGTCGTCCTTCAGGTGCTGCCGGCCCTCGTCACCGGCGGCGCGGAGCGCGGTGCCATCGACGTGGCGGCGGCGCTGCACCATGCCGGGGGGACGCCGCTGGTCGCGTCGGCCGGCGGACCCATGGCGCGCGAGCTGGAACGCTGGCGGATCCCGCATTTCACGCTGCCGCTCGACAGCAAGAACCCGCTGACCCTGTGGCGCAACGTCGACCGGCTGAGCCGGATCATCCGCGAGCACAAGGTCGACATCGTCCATGCGCGCAGCCGGGCGCCGGCCTGGAGCGCCTATGGCGCGGCGCGGCGGACCGGCGTGCCGTTCATGACGACCTTCCATGCCCCCTACAACTTCTCGGGCAAGTCGAAGCGCTTCTACAATTCGGTCATGGCGCGGGGCGACCGGGTGATCGCCATCTCCGAGTTCATCCGCGACCATATCCTGACCAACTACCGGATCGACCCGGACCGCATCCGGGTGATCCACCGCGGGATCGATTCCAACGGCTTCGCGCCCGACCGGGTCAGCCCCGAGCGGGTGATCCAGCTGGCCCGCGCGTGGCGGCTGCCCGACGGCCATCAGGTGATCATGCTGCCGGGCCGGCTGACCCGGTGGAAGGGCCAGACCGTGCTGATCGACGCGCTCGCCCGGCTGGGCCGCAAGGACGTCTGCTGCCTGATGGTCGGGTCCGACCAGGGACGCGCCGGCTATCGCCAGGAGCTGGAGGAGCAGGTGCGCCGCCTGGGGCTGGAAGGCGTCGTCCGGCTGGTGGACCATTGCAACGACATGGCGGCCGCCTACATGCTGGCCGACGTGGTGGTCTCCGCGTCCAGCGATCCGGAGGCCTTCGGCCGGGTCATCGTCGAGGCCCAGGCCATGGGCCGGCCGGTGATCGTGACCAACCACGGGGCCGTGCGCGAGACCGTGGTCGCCGGCGAGACGGCCTGGGTGGTCCCGCCGAACGACGCCGATGCCCTGGCGGAGGCGCTCGGCGAGGCGCTGGCCCTGGACGCGGACCAGAGGGCCGTGCTGGGCGAGCGCGCCATGGCCTATGTCAACAGCCGCTTCACCCGGGACCGCATGTGCCGCGACACCCTGGCCGTCTATGGCGAGCTGATGGCGGAACGGGCGGCGGGGAACGGCGGCGAAGGCACTGGTTCCGGCGGGCCGCGCCAAGCTTGA
- a CDS encoding alpha/beta hydrolase, translating into MTDLNASPENTLAHEGATIAYRRSEGSTPGVIFMGGFKSDMTGTKAVALESFCRGRGTAFVRFDYQGHGASSGRFEEGSIGQWSRDALAAFDRLTEGPQVIVGSSMGGWMMLLTALARPERVAGLVGIAAAPDFTEDLIWSTLDETDRATLTETGTLLKPSDYGDPYAYTRLLVEDGRDHLLLRGTIPLTCPVRLLHGMRDADVPWRTSQRIAERLAGDDVRITLVKDGDHRLSRDQDIALLCRTVGELLDGLRTA; encoded by the coding sequence ATGACCGATCTGAACGCTTCGCCCGAAAATACCCTGGCGCATGAAGGCGCCACCATAGCCTATCGCCGCAGCGAAGGAAGCACTCCCGGCGTCATCTTCATGGGAGGCTTCAAATCGGACATGACCGGCACCAAGGCGGTCGCCCTGGAAAGCTTCTGCCGCGGCCGGGGCACGGCGTTCGTCCGGTTCGACTACCAGGGCCACGGCGCGTCGAGCGGCCGGTTCGAGGAAGGCTCGATCGGCCAATGGTCGCGCGACGCGCTGGCCGCGTTCGACCGGCTGACGGAGGGGCCGCAGGTCATCGTCGGCTCCTCCATGGGCGGCTGGATGATGCTGCTGACGGCGCTCGCCCGGCCGGAACGCGTCGCCGGCCTGGTCGGCATCGCCGCGGCGCCGGACTTCACCGAGGACCTGATCTGGTCCACCCTGGACGAGACCGACCGCGCCACGCTGACGGAGACCGGCACCTTGCTGAAGCCGTCCGACTACGGCGATCCCTATGCCTATACCCGCCTCCTGGTCGAGGACGGCCGGGACCACCTGCTGCTGCGCGGGACCATCCCGCTGACCTGCCCGGTGCGGCTGCTCCACGGCATGCGCGACGCCGACGTGCCGTGGCGCACCAGCCAGCGCATCGCGGAGCGGCTGGCCGGCGACGACGTGAGGATCACCCTGGTGAAGGACGGCGACCACCGCCTGTCGCGCGACCAGGACATCGCGCTGTTGTGCCGCACCGTCGGCGAGCTGCTGGACGGGCTCAGGACCGCCTGA
- a CDS encoding LysR substrate-binding domain-containing protein, which produces MPQPLDIELLRTFHAIARFRQFRAASLHLNRSPSAVSTHVRRLEELAGRRLFERDNQGVTLTPSGRSLLIQTVEFLQAHDRIVAGFDASAATGRVRFGVSEEYAHRLLRDALPLFSAEHPAVELEVETGPSGELANRLERGSLDLAVVVEPAGQSRRPGGTAFGTTQPVWVAGAGSHLAADIPVPLALHGSGCPYRSAAVDALAAIGRSWRTIVTSSGSAAIEAAIEGGFAVGILDRARVTDAMRILGQDEGLPPLPAHELVIARAPGAAGKAQDLLAETIVRHFRL; this is translated from the coding sequence ATGCCGCAGCCCCTCGACATCGAGCTTCTTCGGACCTTCCACGCCATTGCCCGTTTCCGGCAGTTCCGCGCGGCTTCGCTCCATCTCAACCGCAGCCCTTCGGCGGTCAGCACGCATGTCCGCCGCCTCGAGGAGCTTGCCGGCCGGCGCCTGTTCGAGCGCGACAACCAGGGGGTGACACTGACACCCTCCGGGCGGAGCCTGCTGATCCAGACCGTCGAGTTCCTGCAAGCCCATGACCGGATCGTCGCGGGCTTCGACGCATCCGCGGCCACCGGGCGGGTGCGGTTCGGCGTCTCCGAGGAATATGCCCACCGGCTCTTGCGCGACGCTCTGCCCCTCTTCTCCGCTGAACATCCCGCCGTCGAACTCGAGGTCGAGACCGGTCCGAGCGGGGAGCTTGCGAACCGGCTGGAGCGCGGCAGCCTGGATCTCGCCGTCGTCGTGGAACCCGCGGGCCAGTCGCGCCGGCCCGGCGGCACGGCTTTCGGCACGACGCAACCCGTCTGGGTCGCGGGCGCCGGTTCGCATCTCGCCGCGGATATCCCGGTGCCCCTCGCCCTGCACGGCTCCGGCTGCCCTTACCGGAGCGCCGCGGTCGATGCCTTGGCGGCGATCGGCCGTTCGTGGCGGACGATCGTGACAAGCTCGGGATCCGCCGCCATCGAGGCGGCGATCGAGGGCGGCTTCGCCGTCGGAATCCTCGACCGCGCCCGCGTCACCGATGCCATGAGGATCCTCGGGCAGGACGAGGGATTGCCGCCTCTGCCCGCCCATGAATTGGTCATTGCCCGGGCACCCGGGGCTGCCGGCAAGGCGCAGGATCTCCTTGCCGAAACGATCGTCCGCCACTTCCGCCTTTGA
- a CDS encoding DMT family transporter: MDKTVRGKTVRGAANAWATTGRAGNAVGRAAPPAFVLFGLQAAMVVAWSAGFIGYRFAAEHAPAFLVTFWRFALAVPLLLPFALPALRAAPRAAIGRQALIGVFAICGYLAPIAKSIEYGVPAGLAALAADLLPLAVAGMAIFLPGRRTGGLRWIGVGIGALGVVAVAGESFRLGSAPVWAYGLPVLGMLSLAVATLIQERIGGTDLSLPISATLFIQVCVSVPVFGILALVEGGIAPVASPTFGLSLLWLVLIPTLGGYGLYWACLRLGSAESASGALYLSPPVTMIWAHAVFGEPLSPMMAVGMCLSLVGLFCINREAGRGTSR; the protein is encoded by the coding sequence ATGGACAAGACAGTCAGGGGCAAGACAGTCAGGGGCGCGGCGAACGCATGGGCCACCACGGGACGGGCGGGAAACGCGGTGGGTCGCGCCGCTCCCCCGGCCTTCGTGCTTTTCGGGCTCCAGGCGGCCATGGTGGTCGCCTGGAGCGCGGGTTTCATCGGCTACCGCTTCGCGGCCGAGCATGCGCCGGCGTTCCTGGTCACGTTCTGGCGCTTCGCGTTGGCGGTCCCGCTGCTGCTGCCCTTCGCATTGCCGGCTCTCCGCGCGGCGCCGCGGGCGGCGATAGGCCGTCAGGCGCTGATCGGCGTCTTCGCCATCTGCGGTTATCTGGCGCCGATCGCGAAATCCATCGAGTACGGGGTTCCGGCGGGACTGGCGGCACTGGCCGCCGACCTGCTGCCCCTGGCGGTCGCGGGAATGGCGATCTTCCTGCCCGGACGGCGCACCGGTGGGCTGCGATGGATCGGCGTCGGCATCGGTGCCCTTGGCGTCGTGGCCGTGGCCGGCGAAAGCTTCCGGCTGGGTTCGGCACCGGTGTGGGCTTATGGCTTGCCGGTGCTGGGCATGCTGTCCCTGGCCGTCGCGACGCTGATCCAGGAGAGGATCGGCGGAACCGACCTGTCCCTGCCGATCTCGGCGACGCTCTTCATCCAGGTCTGCGTCAGCGTGCCGGTCTTCGGCATCCTGGCCCTGGTCGAGGGCGGCATCGCACCCGTCGCGAGTCCGACGTTCGGATTGAGCCTCCTGTGGCTCGTGCTGATCCCGACGCTGGGGGGATACGGACTGTACTGGGCATGCCTGCGCCTGGGTTCGGCCGAGAGCGCGAGCGGGGCGCTTTATCTCAGCCCGCCCGTAACCATGATCTGGGCGCATGCCGTCTTCGGGGAGCCGCTGTCACCGATGATGGCCGTCGGCATGTGCCTGTCGCTGGTCGGCTTGTTCTGCATCAATCGCGAGGCGGGCCGCGGAACCTCGCGATAG
- a CDS encoding heavy metal translocating P-type ATPase: MAYAAIRTDNPPDAGQAEFDLSIEGMTCASCVGRVEKALRRVPGVTEASVNLATERAHVVGSGLDGETLVAAVDRTGFRAAPIAAEEPSAGRKAVAEARDRSRQDLTRVMIAAALSLPLVAGMAGDMAGLDVMPPGWLQFALATPVQFWLGWRFYVAAFKAVRAGAGNMDLLVAIGTSAAWGLSTYLLLVQYMAALGPADHGGHAPHLYYEASAVLITFILLGKWLESRAKGQTAAAIRALMDLRPDTARVRRDGVEHEVAVERVRVGDIVVVRPGERIPVDGRVREGEGSVDESMLTGESLPVEKAPGSAVTGGSIDVDGMLAVETTAVGSETMLARIVRMVEGAQASKAPIQRTVDRVSAVFVPIVLVIAAVTFAAWWALGGDLEAAILTAVSVLVIACPCALGLATPTAIMVGTGSAARHGILIKDAEALERAHAVTTVAFDKTGTLTEGKPRVTDLVPSAGVGRGELLRLAASLQQGSEHPLARAVRDLAGAEGAAAVPAAGFKALAGRGVSGRVEGRSLLLGTRRLLAETGLSLGALEQRADALEASGRTVSWLAEAAPQSRVLGLVAFGDTVKAGAREAVAALHARGIEAVMVTGDSAGAAGAVARELGIDRVFAEVLPGDKADVVARLKAEGKTVAMVGDGINDAPALASADVGIAMATGTDVAMHTAGVTLMRGDPALVAGSLDVSRRTYAKIRQGLFWAFAYNVVGIPLAALGYLSPVLAGAAMALSSVSVVANALTLRGWMPTRSGR; encoded by the coding sequence ATGGCTTACGCCGCAATCCGAACCGACAATCCACCCGATGCCGGACAGGCCGAATTCGACCTGTCGATCGAGGGCATGACCTGCGCGTCGTGCGTGGGCCGGGTGGAAAAGGCGCTGCGCCGGGTGCCCGGCGTCACCGAGGCGTCGGTCAACCTGGCGACCGAGCGGGCGCACGTGGTCGGCAGCGGCCTCGACGGGGAAACCCTGGTCGCCGCGGTGGACCGCACCGGCTTCCGGGCCGCCCCTATCGCCGCCGAGGAACCAAGCGCCGGCCGCAAGGCGGTGGCAGAGGCGCGCGACCGGTCGCGGCAGGACCTGACGCGGGTAATGATCGCCGCGGCCCTGTCGCTTCCCCTGGTCGCCGGGATGGCCGGCGACATGGCCGGGCTCGACGTCATGCCGCCGGGCTGGCTCCAGTTCGCGCTGGCGACGCCGGTCCAGTTCTGGCTGGGCTGGCGGTTCTACGTCGCGGCCTTCAAGGCCGTTCGCGCGGGCGCCGGCAACATGGACCTGCTGGTCGCGATCGGCACCTCGGCCGCCTGGGGGCTGAGCACCTACCTGCTGCTGGTCCAGTACATGGCGGCCCTGGGACCGGCGGATCACGGCGGCCACGCGCCGCACCTCTATTACGAGGCGTCGGCCGTGCTGATCACCTTCATCCTGCTGGGCAAGTGGCTGGAGAGCCGGGCCAAGGGCCAGACCGCCGCGGCGATCCGGGCGTTGATGGACCTGCGGCCCGACACCGCCCGCGTGCGCCGCGACGGGGTGGAGCACGAGGTCGCGGTCGAGCGGGTCCGGGTCGGCGACATCGTGGTGGTCCGCCCCGGCGAGCGGATCCCGGTGGACGGAAGGGTGCGCGAGGGCGAGGGCTCGGTCGACGAAAGCATGCTGACCGGCGAGAGCCTGCCGGTGGAGAAGGCGCCGGGTTCGGCGGTCACGGGCGGATCGATCGACGTGGACGGCATGCTCGCGGTGGAGACCACGGCGGTCGGATCGGAGACCATGCTCGCCCGCATCGTCCGCATGGTCGAAGGCGCCCAGGCATCCAAGGCGCCGATCCAGCGGACGGTGGACCGGGTCAGCGCCGTCTTCGTCCCGATCGTGCTGGTGATCGCCGCCGTGACCTTCGCCGCGTGGTGGGCGCTCGGCGGCGACCTGGAGGCGGCGATCCTGACCGCCGTGTCGGTGCTGGTGATCGCCTGCCCCTGCGCGCTCGGCCTCGCCACCCCGACGGCGATCATGGTCGGCACCGGATCCGCCGCGCGCCACGGCATCCTGATCAAGGACGCCGAGGCGCTGGAACGCGCCCATGCGGTCACCACCGTCGCCTTCGACAAGACCGGCACCCTGACCGAGGGCAAGCCGCGGGTGACCGACTTGGTCCCGTCAGCCGGCGTAGGCCGCGGCGAGTTGCTGCGGCTGGCAGCCTCGCTCCAGCAGGGCAGCGAGCATCCGCTGGCCCGCGCCGTGCGCGACCTGGCCGGTGCCGAGGGCGCCGCGGCCGTGCCGGCGGCCGGCTTCAAGGCGCTCGCCGGGCGCGGCGTCTCGGGCCGGGTAGAGGGCCGCTCCCTGCTGCTCGGCACCCGCCGGCTGCTGGCGGAGACCGGATTGTCCCTGGGAGCGCTGGAGCAGCGGGCCGATGCGCTGGAAGCGTCGGGCCGCACGGTGTCCTGGCTGGCCGAGGCGGCGCCGCAGTCCCGCGTGCTGGGGCTGGTAGCGTTCGGAGACACGGTCAAGGCGGGTGCCCGGGAGGCCGTCGCGGCGCTGCATGCCCGCGGGATCGAGGCGGTGATGGTGACCGGCGACAGCGCGGGCGCCGCCGGCGCCGTGGCGCGGGAGCTGGGGATCGACCGGGTCTTCGCCGAGGTCCTGCCCGGCGACAAGGCCGACGTGGTGGCCCGGCTGAAGGCGGAGGGGAAGACCGTCGCCATGGTCGGCGACGGCATCAACGACGCGCCGGCCCTGGCCTCCGCCGATGTCGGGATCGCCATGGCGACCGGCACCGACGTCGCCATGCACACGGCCGGCGTCACGCTGATGCGCGGCGACCCGGCCCTGGTGGCGGGATCGCTCGACGTGTCCAGACGGACCTACGCCAAGATCCGGCAGGGGCTGTTCTGGGCCTTCGCCTACAACGTGGTGGGCATCCCGCTGGCGGCGCTGGGCTATCTCAGCCCCGTCCTAGCCGGCGCCGCCATGGCGCTCAGCTCCGTCAGCGTGGTCGCCAACGCGCTGACGCTCCGGGGCTGGATGCCGACCCGGAGCGGACGATGA
- a CDS encoding cation transporter: protein MDKIYRRVLWTALAINSGMFLTELAASAAADSVSLLADSVDFLADAANYAISLLVLGMALRWRARAALLKGVSLGAVGLLVAFQTAWNAFNQTVPEAGIMGAVGALALAANIACALLLYFHREGDSNRRSVWICSRNDAIANLAVMAAALGVFGTGTGWPDIAVAAIMATLAVWGAAQIIRHAREELAGIASAMPAEKIHNVPAE from the coding sequence GTGGACAAGATTTATCGCCGCGTCCTGTGGACAGCCCTGGCGATCAATTCCGGCATGTTCCTGACGGAACTGGCGGCGAGCGCTGCGGCCGACTCGGTCTCGCTGCTCGCCGACTCGGTCGATTTCCTGGCCGACGCGGCGAACTACGCGATCTCCCTGCTGGTGCTCGGCATGGCGCTCCGGTGGCGCGCCCGCGCGGCCCTGCTGAAGGGAGTCTCGCTGGGAGCGGTCGGGCTGCTGGTGGCGTTCCAGACCGCCTGGAACGCCTTCAACCAGACCGTTCCGGAAGCCGGGATCATGGGTGCCGTCGGCGCGCTGGCACTGGCGGCCAACATCGCCTGCGCGCTGCTCCTGTATTTCCACCGCGAGGGCGACAGCAACCGCCGCTCAGTCTGGATCTGCTCTCGCAACGACGCCATCGCCAACCTCGCCGTCATGGCCGCGGCCCTGGGCGTGTTCGGCACCGGCACCGGCTGGCCCGACATCGCCGTGGCCGCCATCATGGCGACCCTGGCGGTCTGGGGCGCCGCGCAGATCATCCGCCACGCCCGAGAGGAACTGGCCGGCATCGCCTCGGCCATGCCCGCCGAGAAAATACACAACGTCCCTGCTGAATAG
- a CDS encoding O-acetylhomoserine aminocarboxypropyltransferase/cysteine synthase family protein — MSATGKTPDSPNPGAPHPETLVLHAGYRSDPATGAVAVPIYQTTSYQFEHTEHAANLFALKELGNIYTRIMNPTTDVLEKRIAALEGGVAALAVSSGQAASALAVQNLAQAGDNIVSSTNLYGGTWNLFANTLKQQGIEVRFVDPADPENFRRATDDRTRAYYAETLPNPKLTVFPIREVADIGRPLGIPLIVDNTAAPILARPFDHGAAVIVYSTTKYIGGHGTSIGGMIVDGGSFDWAADPERQPLLNQPDPSYHGAVWVEAVKGIGPVAYIIKARTTLLRDLGCALSPFNAFQILQGLETLPLRIREHSRNAASVAEYLSRHPSVTKVIYPGLQQGNERTRADAYLKGGYGGLVGFELQGGREAGRRFIDSLKLLYHVANIGDARSLAIHPASTTHSQLSIEEQFATGVSEGYVRLSIGIEHIDDIIADLEQALGQAGG, encoded by the coding sequence ATGAGCGCCACCGGCAAGACCCCCGATTCCCCCAACCCCGGCGCCCCGCACCCCGAGACGCTGGTGCTGCATGCCGGATACCGGTCCGACCCGGCGACCGGCGCCGTCGCGGTGCCGATCTACCAGACAACGTCGTACCAGTTCGAGCACACCGAGCACGCCGCCAACCTGTTCGCCCTCAAGGAACTGGGCAACATCTACACCCGGATCATGAATCCCACGACCGACGTGCTGGAGAAGCGCATCGCGGCCCTGGAGGGCGGCGTCGCGGCGCTGGCGGTCAGTTCGGGACAGGCGGCCTCGGCCCTGGCGGTGCAGAACCTGGCGCAGGCGGGCGACAACATCGTCAGCTCGACCAACCTGTACGGCGGAACCTGGAACCTGTTCGCCAATACCCTGAAGCAGCAGGGCATCGAGGTCCGGTTCGTCGATCCGGCCGACCCGGAGAATTTCCGCCGCGCCACCGACGACCGCACCCGCGCCTACTATGCCGAGACGCTGCCCAACCCCAAGCTGACCGTGTTCCCGATCCGCGAGGTCGCCGACATCGGCCGGCCGCTGGGCATCCCGCTGATCGTGGACAACACGGCGGCCCCGATCCTGGCCCGTCCATTCGACCACGGCGCCGCCGTCATCGTCTATTCGACCACCAAATATATCGGCGGCCACGGCACCTCGATCGGCGGCATGATCGTGGACGGCGGCAGCTTCGACTGGGCCGCCGACCCGGAACGCCAGCCGCTGCTGAACCAGCCCGATCCCAGCTACCACGGCGCCGTCTGGGTCGAGGCGGTCAAGGGGATCGGTCCCGTCGCCTACATCATCAAGGCGCGCACCACCCTGCTGCGCGACCTCGGCTGCGCGCTCAGCCCGTTCAACGCCTTCCAGATCCTCCAGGGGCTGGAGACGCTGCCGCTGCGCATCCGCGAGCACAGCCGGAACGCGGCCTCGGTCGCAGAGTATCTGTCCAGGCATCCCAGCGTGACCAAGGTGATCTATCCCGGCCTCCAGCAGGGGAACGAGCGCACGCGCGCGGACGCCTATCTCAAGGGCGGCTACGGCGGCCTGGTCGGCTTCGAGCTGCAGGGCGGCCGGGAGGCGGGCCGGCGCTTCATCGACAGCCTCAAGCTGCTCTACCACGTCGCCAACATCGGCGACGCGCGCAGCCTGGCGATCCACCCCGCCAGCACCACGCACTCGCAACTGTCGATCGAGGAGCAGTTCGCCACCGGCGTCAGCGAGGGCTATGTCCGCCTGTCGATCGGCATCGAGCATATCGACGACATCATCGCCGACCTGGAGCAGGCCCTGGGGCAGGCTGGAGGTTAA
- the ltrA gene encoding group II intron reverse transcriptase/maturase gives MGIPTVKDRIVQTALKLTIEPILEARFRDGSYGFRPGRGCKDALRAVDRALKDGYAWVVDADLERYFDTIPRRDLMARLGDLISDGRVLELIDSFLQQDIMTETARWTPVAGAPQGAVISPILSNLYLHPLDELMEAEGYRMIRYADDFVVLCRDEAQARAALARVQAWVADNGLTLHPDKTHVGDCRQPGQGFDFLGYRFEAGRRYVRDKSLKAFKDKIRARTGRSRGVSLDHVIADLNPVLRGWFGYFKHARARLFTQLDKFIRRRLRAMLRKQSRRPGFGKSYADHRQWTNAYFATRGLFTLSTALRQARHSR, from the coding sequence CTGGGCATCCCCACGGTCAAGGACCGGATCGTCCAGACGGCTCTCAAGCTGACGATCGAGCCCATCCTCGAAGCCCGGTTCCGGGACGGCAGCTACGGCTTCCGCCCCGGCCGCGGCTGCAAGGATGCCTTGCGCGCGGTCGACCGGGCGCTCAAGGACGGATACGCCTGGGTGGTGGACGCCGACCTGGAACGGTACTTCGACACGATCCCGCGCCGGGACCTCATGGCCCGGCTCGGCGACCTGATCAGCGACGGGCGCGTCCTGGAGTTGATCGACAGCTTCCTCCAGCAGGACATCATGACGGAAACGGCACGATGGACACCGGTCGCGGGAGCTCCGCAAGGGGCGGTGATCTCACCGATCCTGAGCAACTTGTACCTGCACCCGCTGGACGAGCTGATGGAAGCCGAAGGCTACCGCATGATCCGCTACGCGGACGACTTCGTCGTCCTGTGCCGGGACGAGGCGCAGGCCCGCGCGGCCCTGGCCCGGGTGCAAGCCTGGGTGGCCGACAACGGCCTGACGCTCCATCCCGACAAGACGCACGTCGGAGACTGCCGGCAACCCGGCCAGGGCTTCGACTTCCTCGGCTACCGCTTCGAGGCGGGACGCCGATACGTGCGGGACAAGAGCCTGAAGGCGTTCAAGGACAAGATCCGGGCCCGCACCGGCCGCAGCCGGGGCGTCAGCCTGGATCACGTCATCGCGGATCTCAATCCGGTGCTGCGGGGGTGGTTCGGCTACTTCAAACATGCTCGAGCCCGCCTCTTCACGCAACTGGACAAGTTCATCCGCAGACGCCTGAGGGCGATGCTGCGCAAGCAATCCCGACGCCCAGGCTTCGGGAAAAGCTATGCAGACCATCGGCAATGGACCAATGCCTACTTCGCGACCAGGGGACTGTTCACCCTCTCGACAGCCCTCAGGCAAGCGAGACACTCCCGATGA
- a CDS encoding TauD/TfdA dioxygenase family protein — protein sequence MSPSPTLLDDIDVVPVSPVLGAEIRGIDLSRGLDDRQYERVNQALLDHRVIVFRDQDLSDDDLLAFSRRFGTLDKAPPNENGKQFVPGYEEIYVISNVVENGVAIGALGAGEASWHTDMSFLPDPPLGSVLYSLEVPPAGGDTWFLNTVLAYESLPETLRARVDGLSLKHDSTTNSGGFIRYGYEKPTDLATSPGTVHPLVITHPESGDRALYLGRRLNAFVVGLPIGEGEALLDELWSHVAKPEFTWAHSWRKGDLVMWDNRVTMHRRDSFDNQYRRLMHRTQIRARHKA from the coding sequence ATGAGCCCGAGCCCGACGCTTCTCGACGACATCGACGTGGTCCCGGTCTCGCCCGTGCTGGGTGCCGAGATCAGGGGCATCGACCTGTCCCGCGGCCTGGACGACCGCCAGTACGAGCGGGTCAACCAGGCCCTGCTCGACCACCGCGTCATCGTGTTCCGCGACCAGGACCTGTCCGACGACGACCTGCTGGCCTTCAGCCGCCGCTTCGGCACCCTGGACAAGGCGCCGCCGAACGAGAACGGCAAGCAGTTCGTGCCCGGCTACGAGGAGATCTACGTGATCTCCAACGTGGTCGAGAACGGCGTCGCGATCGGGGCGCTCGGCGCCGGCGAGGCTTCCTGGCACACCGACATGTCGTTCCTGCCCGATCCGCCGCTGGGCAGCGTGCTCTACTCGCTGGAGGTCCCGCCGGCCGGGGGCGACACCTGGTTCCTGAACACGGTGCTGGCCTATGAGTCGCTGCCGGAGACCTTGCGCGCCCGGGTCGACGGCCTGTCGCTGAAGCATGACAGCACGACCAACAGCGGCGGCTTCATCCGCTACGGGTACGAGAAGCCGACCGACCTGGCGACCTCGCCCGGGACGGTGCATCCGCTGGTGATCACCCACCCGGAAAGCGGCGATCGCGCCCTGTACCTGGGCCGCCGGCTGAACGCCTTCGTCGTCGGCCTGCCGATCGGGGAGGGCGAGGCGCTGCTGGACGAGCTGTGGTCCCACGTCGCCAAGCCCGAGTTCACCTGGGCGCATTCCTGGCGGAAGGGCGACCTGGTGATGTGGGACAACCGCGTCACCATGCACCGCCGCGACAGCTTCGACAACCAGTACCGCCGCCTGATGCACCGCACCCAGATCCGGGCGCGGCACAAGGCTTGA